The segment CCGAAAAATCGCGGATGCCGGCAAATACGCCTCCACCCCGGAGCTGCTGTTCATGAACGGCTGTGATCATCAGCCGGTGCAGCGTGATCTCGCGGATGCGCTGGAGACGGCCCGGAAGCTGTACCCGGACACGGACTTCGTCCACTCCAGCTTCGAGCAGTATCTGAAGGCGCTAGCGCCTTCGCTGCCTGAGGATCTGGTCACCGTGCACGGCGAGCTGCGCAGCCAGCATACGGACGGCTGGGGGACGCTGGTGAATACCGCTTCCGCCCGCGTCTACCTGAAGCAGCTCAACCAGCAGGGCCAGACGCTGCTGGAGAAGGGCGCGGAGCCGCTGGCGGCACTCGCTATCTGGTCAGCGGGCAGGCCTACCCCCATGCCCTGCTGACCTACGCCTGGAAGACCCTGATGCAGAACCACCCGCATGACAGCATCTGCGGCTGCAGTGTGGATGAGGTCCACCGCGAGATGATCAGCCGCTTCGACAAGAGCCGCCATGCAGGCGAGGCTATTATTGAAGACAGCCTGAAGGCGGTCTCCGCACAAATCGGAACCCGGAATGTTGCCGCCTGGGGCGAGTCTGCCCGTCCGGTGACGGTCTTCAATACCACCGGTTGGCAGCGCAGCGGGACGGTTAGCGTGGAGGTTATGTTCGCCAAGCGTTATTTCAAGGAAGGGCCGAATCCGGCGGCGATTGCCGAAGCGCTGGATCAGCTTCCGCTTGCGCTTGAGCAAGGGAGGCTGCTGGATGCTGAAGGACGGCATGTGGCTTGCCGGGCGGAGGATCTGGGCACCCGGTTCGGCTATGAGCTGCCGGACGACCAGTTCCGCAAGCCTTATATGGCCCGGATGGTCCGGCTGGCCTTCGAGGCCGCGCAGGTGCCGCCGCTAGGCTACAGCACCTACGCCTGGGTAGAGTCGGCGGATGAGTCCGCCGGGGCTGCTGCTGAAGGTCCGCTTAAGCTGCTGGAACGTGGGATGGAGAATGAATTCATGGCTGTCCGTATCCGGGAGGACGGCTCTTACGATGTGGCCGACAAGCGGACGGGCCGCAGCTTCACCGGACTCGGCGTCTATGAGAACTGCGGCGATATCGGCAATGAATATGTGTTCCGCCAGCCGGAGGGCGATGTGGCGCTGACGACCAAGGGCCTTGTCGCCCGGATCTCGCTGGCTGAGCATGAGCCTTACCGCATCACGTATGAAATCGTGCATGAATGGGCTATTCCCGCTTCCGCCGATGCTTCATTTGAGGATGAGAAGCGCAGAATGGTACCGTTCCGGCAGCGCAAGGCTGGACGCTCTACGGAGCAAGTGCCGCTGCGGATTGTGACCCGGATTAGCCTGGAGGCCAGCGGGACCGGCGTTCAGGTCTCTGCCGCACTCAATAACCAGGCTAAGGACCATCGGCTGCGCGTCCTCTTCCCTACCGGGCTGGCCGCCTCGACCGTGCGGGCCGACTCCATCTTCGAAGCCGCAGAGCGCGGGATTGAACCAGCTCCGGACTGGATCAATCCGAGCAATGCCCAGCACCAGCAGGCTTACGCCAGTGTGTCGGACGGCAGCGCCGGACTGCTGGTGGCCAACCAAGGGCTGAACGAATACGAGGTGCTGCGGGACGGCAGCAATACGATTGCCGTTACCCTGCTGCGCAGCGTGTCGGAGTTGGGCGACTGGGGCGTGTTCCCTACACCGGAGGCCCAGTGCCTTGGCGAGCAGACCGTGGAATTCGCGGTCCGTCCCTTTGCCGGGGATGCGAATTGGACGGAGGCCTGCACCTGGGCCTATCAGTACCAGGCACCTTGGTTCACGGTTCAAACCGGCTGGCAGGAGGGCTCCCTCCCTGCGGTCTATCAGCCGCTGGAATGGCAAGGCCGCACCCTGGCGCTGTCCGCCTTCAAAATGTCCGCAGACCATGAGGACATCATTCTGCGGTGGTTCAATCTGGCGGGCGCGGAGCAGGAGCTCGCGCTTACGCCGCATTTTCCCGTGGAGGCTGTCCATGCCAGTGATATTCTGGAACGGCGCAAACAACGGGAGATCCTGGATGAAGGCACTCTCCGCCGCTCTGTCGGCAAAGCTCAGATCGTCACCTATGCCCTAAAGCCCGTACAACCCTAAATTCACTATGCCAGGAGGAGTTATACTATGAAGCTGCCCGCTTCCATTACCGCTTATCTGAATGAGGCCGATGAACGGCTTGCGCATCACCCGAAACTGCAGCAGTTGTTCCGCAACTGCTTCCCGAACACACTGGAGACCACGACCAAGCTGCTGGAAGACGGCACTACCTTCGTGTTCACCGGCGATATTCCGGCCATGTGGCTGCGCGATTCGACGGAGCAGGTGCGCCACTATATCCCTTTTGCCAAGCATGACCCTGAATTGCAGCGGATTCTCCGCGGCCTGATTGCCCGCCAGATGTTCTATGTGAATATTGATCCATACACCAACGCCTTCAACGAGACGGCAAGTGACAAGCATTACCGCGATACGGACGACTGTAACTTGAACCCGTGGATGTGGGAGCGCAAATATGAGCTCGACTCCCTCTGCTTCGTCGTTCAGCTGGCTTATATGTACTGGAAGGAAGCGGAGCAGACCGACATCTTCGATGCTGCCTGCTATCAGGCGCTGACCTCCATCGTGATCACGATCGAGACCGAGCAGCATCACGGGGAGAAGTCGCCTTACCACTTCATCCGGCAGACGCTCCAGGATACGGAGACGCTGCACAATAACGGGCGCGGGATGCCGGTCAACTATACAGGGATGAGCTGGTCGGGCTTCCGCCCAAGCGATGACAGCTGCGAATTCGGCTACAATATTCCCTCGAATATGTTCGCTGTGGTCATTCTGGGGTATATCGGCGAGATAGCAAGCGAGGTATACCAGGACGAGCGGCTGGCGGCGAGAGCGGCGAAGCTGCGCAAGGAGATCGACTTCGGCATCCGTACCTACGGCATCGTGACCCATCCGAAATACGGCAGAATCTACGCCTATGAGACGGACGGCTACGGCAATTACTCGCTGATGGACGATGCCGGAACCCCGGGACTGATCTCCATTCCTTATATTGGTTATGTGGGTGTGGAGGATGAGATTTATCAGAATACCCGCCGGTTCGCGCTCAGCTTCGATAACCCCTTCTATTTCGAGGGCAAGCACGCCAAGGGCATCGGCAGTCCGCATACACCGGGCGGTTACGTCTGGCATATGGCGCTGTCGATGCAGGCGCTTACGGCGGATAACGATGAGGAGATCAAGGAGCTGATCGACATGCTGATCCGCACCGACGCCGATACCGGCTACATGCACGAAGGCTTCCACCCGGATAATCCGGCGGACTTCTCGCGCGAATGGTTCGCCTGGTCCAACAGCCTGTTCGCTACGCTGATAGGCAAGGCGATGGATAAGGGGCTGGTTTAAGGGGGTAACCCTGAACGGATAGCTCATCCTGCACCAAGCAAGTGGAATAACGTATCTTAATTCGCCCATTGGGCTAGAGTTACCGGCAACAGGTGGAAAAACAGCAACTAATATAGTTAGTTTAA is part of the Paenibacillus sp. FSL M7-0420 genome and harbors:
- a CDS encoding glycoside hydrolase family 125 protein, encoding MKLPASITAYLNEADERLAHHPKLQQLFRNCFPNTLETTTKLLEDGTTFVFTGDIPAMWLRDSTEQVRHYIPFAKHDPELQRILRGLIARQMFYVNIDPYTNAFNETASDKHYRDTDDCNLNPWMWERKYELDSLCFVVQLAYMYWKEAEQTDIFDAACYQALTSIVITIETEQHHGEKSPYHFIRQTLQDTETLHNNGRGMPVNYTGMSWSGFRPSDDSCEFGYNIPSNMFAVVILGYIGEIASEVYQDERLAARAAKLRKEIDFGIRTYGIVTHPKYGRIYAYETDGYGNYSLMDDAGTPGLISIPYIGYVGVEDEIYQNTRRFALSFDNPFYFEGKHAKGIGSPHTPGGYVWHMALSMQALTADNDEEIKELIDMLIRTDADTGYMHEGFHPDNPADFSREWFAWSNSLFATLIGKAMDKGLV